In a single window of the Antedon mediterranea chromosome 1, ecAntMedi1.1, whole genome shotgun sequence genome:
- the LOC140061361 gene encoding uncharacterized protein isoform X4 has translation MIRNQEPAKQLEGTSLVGKSGDVTSKKGLFGSDLETLVRPTRIGGRNKSKFKLKDCFVVIDRFNQARRTTVLHDIDRSWSIRQPCRRKPNYLIKLLNKEEIIMSATPKPAPVQRKQFARKSTGKQYIHKKKTEFQESEAKRLRYEEPKKPPDKPTDRVKNGKLDFGKKVEDEFGSTTISEIAVTPKTAMIVENNGGSHSTPDKGSISVEVHVVTPKTKVREIKSVSQTPLNNQNQTPNKDHDKMGKLNNKYSGNNIRNHQPIIDEAQINVRPTTEKSRINSVPSSNKVKMNSAPSSDKAKMNSVPSSDKANISSAPSSDQPKINSSLSSNKVKINSVPSSDKAKMNSVPSSDKANISSASSSNKVKMNSVPSSDKANISSTPSSDKPKMNSVPSSDKANISSAPSSDKAKMNSAPSSDKANISSAPSSDKAKMNSAPSSDKANISSAPSSDKAKMNSAPSSDKANISSAPSSDKAKMNSVPSSDKANISSAPSSDKVKMNSAPSSDKAKMNSVPSSDKAKINSSLSTDKAKIISVPSSDKAKLTSSKLSCEAVSESTDKNKGMTESEQNIRTSNDIDINKVRKGLKSQKFKSILNKVFKHRIEVNNVSSQKEVKKNPDAITDKTEEGNRASGPEVSVKEVRYSDTRKNLNKVKHSSGEKLLAKEQNSDVRNLQCLTNNSPNDEVITVSGQKECDKIVGKNLDREINHHKKDEVINASDRKESVKEGESVIGDHNENFGKDEKINAFDQTAQIKTINNVVSDTHTLKNLDKDDHIINAAKKSSLKEVRLDTKNDNGKDEILDGFKSNPSNSPDETSIPSEISNKVLINEIKFAQNEMKTPVKQIIDVDCDDDVQFISKSCKNCKLTKLCDENKSCKNSKVSSTSINKNPGKIFQSSFVDFTRKRALIDDSDDAINKGICNSVSTEINTFDLEHGLTSNKRTKNILTEKTYCESEHVLTSDKANDVKSVLNAVENVAKAAKSDQQNDKTDVTTKTAVPFNSDTEAVKDVTPAIAANTIISNNDKLIEKEVSVANEIDVCAISSKNIVFLPDMIMDISGSVDKESKKSPTDSNKEVASDILSIKETNEVVESCKPSLSLNSDVKTISDNTIEGEPVHSIDPEVMLSDDMSPVVLGGHKTTGSELKESDAQSENASEVNIVKASKVEVKEISADDIAMCHNEVSFLDVVYPEENSNEVVKSADKSNNDVSEKVEFLALIDEETTKQNSSIKTKKGTEIIKEVIPVIESVCTTASEGIPIIESVVSGMEVDYVPEIDAPEAPVEKSSAFTGIDQNISENILDGDSYKGSDSTKRPGSPIQAGNQAAKKLKVNIIHDDAKEKKTCDLEVIRQSLPEGYEIIRTEELNKLVAEKFSKLLKSTTEQLQKLSKTFKETNKANREQIENLNKQLEDKRPVMKSVEVQNEKDFFIRAIKEKTHKVLSSFKVPRVKRLEAALLRVNESANAAIQRATNATKPMQPPVAPPALINTPPTRQVMTQSPNHRAQQSTSPSKSMNSAAVSSKPVKSPISELQTMLSTTPPKNTTSPCSYLTRTIPARSPQGVSKSSSPTHPPSSPNKVIRKSHLPMAVIDLTDEDDVATPPTPTHSANQTSSKPSLTQPPKLIKKTVSSQNAATSTPPPLVPSVVHQNNVPASRSTSSVRMALATQSAVSNTIPQAGPARRMPIHPNTETRYNHPPSNTTSVGHQMEHRNPVYAPRTSNPLMTRLPHPSISKVLTHSTSQPGGQYINQRAAPGPQEFTRPPMVRAFSSHYRPLTSNSIRPVPPPNVTAPLMKQTSSSALQRLLQPQNRASYAPPSYSTALITQGQLPSLITASAPGTVPTMLPPTGNAVILQRQQAIRPQSQSSNPGSYPVVVRMPTPSQQPVSKAPITNSASSNSQAAHLHTTMMRLKQTIDNLQSKRTEISVKLQKKDLTITRRDELIKTLQEVQEKLMNANQKHNKCQTDLTNIHGQSFRNSNAALQSSLQNDAGAAPKPTAASQLVALSQQQIHHHQQQQLQQQQLQQQQLQQQQQHQLQQHQQLQQQQQLQQQQQQLQQHQHQQQQLKQHQVQQLHLQQRLQSQQQLQLQQPLHPAPLPPQPVPAQLPFEANLQHKPGRPMLTITRVANGIVLSWTMTISPGSAEVGFYHLFAYQEMDGPPSTSNWKKIGEVKALPLPMACTLTQFQHGSIYHFSVCAVDVYGRSGDFSQDSSINLIS, from the exons ATGATAAG AAATCAAGAACCAGCGAAGCAGTTGGAGG GGACATCATTGGTGGGTAAATCAGGTGATGTAACATCGAAGAAAGGACTTTTTGGAAGTGATTTGGAGACACTTGTTCGACCAACTCGCATTGGCGGCAGAAACAAATCAAAGTTCAAGTTAAAAGACTGCTTTGTTGTCATAGATAGATTTAATCAAGCAAGACGTACGACTGTACTTCATGATATTGATAG gagTTGGAGTATTCGACAACCTTGTAGAAGAAAACCAAACTACTTAATCAAACTGTTAAACA AGGAGGAAATAATAATGAGTGCAACACCCAAACCAGCTCCTGTGCAACGTAAACAATTTGCTCGAAAGTCTACAGGCAAACAATACATACACAAAAAGAAAACAGAATTTCAGGAATCTGAGGCTAAACGGTTGAGATATGAAGAACCTAAAAAACCGCCAGATAAACCTACCGATAGGGTGAAAAATGGAAAACTTGACTTTGGTAAAAAGGTAGAAGATGAATTTGGAAGTACTACAATATCAGAGATAGCGGTCACACCAAAGACTGCTATGATAGTTGAAAACAATGGTGGGTCACATTCAACACCAGATAAAGGATCTATATCCGTTGAAGTTCATGTGGTGACACCGAAAACGAAAGTAAGAGAGATTAAATCTGTGTCACAAACACCGCTTAATAATCAAAATCAAACTCCAAATAAAGATCATGATAAAATGGGAAAACTCAACAATAAATACAGTGGTAACAACATCAGGAATCACCAACCAATAATTGATGAAGCTCAAATAAATGTTAGGCCGACAACTGAGAAATCTAGAATAAATTCTGTACCATCAAGCAACAAGGTTAAGATGAACTCTGCACCGTCAAGTGACAAAGCTAAAATGAACTCTGTACCATCAAGTGACAAAGCAAATATAAGTTCTGCACCATCAAGTGACCAACCTAAAATAAATTCTTCACTATCAAGCAACAAGGTTAAAATAAACTCTGTACCATCAAGTGACAAAGCTAAAATGAACTCTGTACCATCAAGTGACAAAGCAAATATAAGTTCTGCATCATCAAGCAACAAGGTTAAGATGAACTCTGTACCATCAAGTGACAAAGCAAATATAAGTTCTACACCGTCAAGTGACAAACCTAAAATGAACTCTGTACCATCAAGTGACAAAGCAAATATAAGTTCTGCACCGTCAAGTGACAAAGCTAAAATGAACTCTGCACCATCAAGTGACAAAGCAAATATAAGTTCTGCACCATCAAGTGACAAAGCTAAAATGAACTCTGCACCATCAAGTGACAAAGCAAATATAAGTTCTGCACCGTCAAGTGACAAAGCTAAAATGAACTCTGCACCATCAAGTGACAAAGCAAATATAAGTTCTGCACCATCAAGTGACAAAGCTAAAATGAACTCTGTACCATCAAGTGACAAAGCAAATATAAGTTCTGCACCATCAAGTGACAAGGTTAAAATGAACTCTGCACCATCAAGTGACAAAGCTAAAATGAACTCTGTACCATCAAGTGACAAAGCTAAAATAAATTCTTCACTGTCAACTGACAAAGCTAAAATTATTTCTGTGCCATCAAGTGACAAAGCTAAATTAACATCAAGCAAACTGTCTTGTGAAGCTGTTTCTGAGTCAACAGATAAAAACAAAGGTATGACTGAATCTGAACAAAATATCAGAACATCAAATGACATTGACATTAATAAAGTACGGAAAGGTTTAAAATCGCAGAAGTTTAAGTCCATTTTAAATAAAGTATTCAAGCATAGAATTGAAGTAAACAATGTTTCTAGTCAGAAAGAGGTGAAAAAAAATCCAGATGCAATAACTGACAAAACTGAAGAAGGAAATCGTGCCTCTGGTCCGGAAGTATCGGTGAAAGAGGTGAGGTATTCAGATACCAGGAAGAACCTTAACAAAGTAAAACATTCTTCTGGTGAAAAATTATTAGCTAAAGAGCAGAACAGTGATGTAAGAAATTTGCAGTGCTTGACAAATAATAGCCCAAATGATGAAGTAATAACAGTTTCTGGTCAAAAAGAATGCGACAAGATTGTTGGTAAAAATTTAGATAGAGAGATCAACCATCACAAAAAGGATGAAGTTATAAATGCTTCTGATCGAAAAGAATCTGTAAAAGAAGGGGAGAGTGTTATAGGGGATCATAATGAAAACTTTGGCAaagatgaaaaaataaatgctttTGATCAAACAgcacaaataaaaacaattaataatgtTGTAAGCGATACACATACATTGAAAAACCTTGATAAAGATGACCACATAATTAATGCTGCGAAAAAGTCCTCATTGAAAGAGGTAAGATTGGATACAAAAAATGACAATGGCAAAGATGAGATTTTGGATGGATTCAAGAGTAATCCCAGCAATAGTCCTGATGAAACAAGCATTCCATCTGAAATTTCTAACAAAGTactaataaatgaaataaaatttgcTCAAAACGAAATGAAAACTcctgtaaaacaaataatagaTGTGGATTGTGATGATGATGTGCAGTTTATCAGTAAATCTTGTAAAAATTGTAAACTAACTAAGTTGTGTGATGAGAATAAGTCCTGTAAAAATTCAAAAGTTTCATCTACAAGTATTAATAAGAACCCCGGAAAAATTTTCCAAAGTAGTTTTGTGGATTTTACAAGAAAAAGGGCATTAATTGACGATTCCGATGATGCAATAAATAAGGGTATTTGTAACAGTGTATCAACGGAGATCAATACTTTTGACTTGGAACATGGGCTCACCTCGAACAAAAGAACGAAAAATATATTAACGGAAAAGACATATTGTGAGTCTGAACATGTGCTAACTTCAGATAAAGCTAATGATGTAAAAAGTGTGTTAAATGCTGTTGAAAATGTTGCCAAAGCAGCAAAGTCTGATCAACAAAATGACAAAACTGATGTTACTACAAAAACAGCTGTCCCATTTAATAGTGATACGGAAGCAGTTAAAGATGTAACACCTGCCATTGCTGCAAACACTATAATATCTAATAATGACAAATTGATTGAGAAAGAAGTTTCAGTTGCTAATGAAATTGATGTATGTGCCATTTCTTCCaagaatattgtttttttgcCAGATATGATTATGGATATTTCTGGTTCAGTTGACAAGGAATCAAAAAAGTCACCTACAGATTCCAATAAAGAAGTTGCATCTGACATTTTATCTATAAAAGAGACTAATGAAGTTGTTGAATCATGTAAACCTAGTTTATCTCTTAACTCTGATGTCAAAACTATTTCTGATAACACCATAGAAGGTGAACCAGTACATTCCATAGACCCAGAAGTAATGCTATCTGACGATATGTCACCAGTAGTTTTAGGTGGTCATAAAACCACCGGCTCTGAATTGAAAGAATCGGATGCTCAGAGTGAAAATGCGAGCGAAGTGAATATTGTAAAAGCTTCGAAAGTGGAAGTAAAAGAAATCAGTGCTGATGACATTGCAATGTGCCATAATGAAGTAAGTTTCCTGGATGTTGTATACCCTGAGGAAAATTCCAATGAGGTTGTTAAATCAGCAGACAAGTCTAACAATGATGTATCTGAAAAGGTTGAGTTTTTGGCTCTTATTGATGAAGAGACAACTAAACAAAATAGTTCTATTAAGACCAAAAAGGGAACAGAGATCATCAAAGAGGTTATACCAGTCATAGAGAGTGTTTGTACTACAGCTTCTGAAGGTATACCAATAATAGAGTCTGTTGTAAGTGGGATGGAAGTAGATTATGTTCCTGAAATTGACGCTCCTGAAGCTCCAGTAGAAAAGAGTTCAGCTTTTACAGGTATTGATCAGAACATTTCTGAAAACATATTGGATGGGGATTCATATAAAGGCAGTGATTCGACCAAAAGACCTGGTTCTCCGATCCAAGCAGGCAACCAGGCGGCAAAGAAATTGAAAGTTAACATTATCCATGATGATGCAAAAGAAAAAA AAACTTGTGACTTGGAGGTTATTCGGCAAAGTCTTCCAGAAGGCTATGAAATCATAAGAACAGAG gaattAAACAAACTCGTTGCAGAAAAATTCTCAAAACTTCTGAAATCAACCACTGAACAATTACAAAAGTTGTCAAAAACTTTCAAAGAAACCAATAAGGCAAATCGTGAACAGATCGAAAATCTTAATAAGCAATTAGAG GATAAAAGACCAGTTATGAAGTCTGTTGAAGTGCAAAATGAGAAGGACTTTTTCATCCGTGCCATTAAAGAGAAGACGCATAAAGTATTGAGTTCCTTCAAAGTCCCACGTGTGAAGAGGTTAGAAGCCGCTCTTTTACGGGTTAATGAGTCTGCCAATGCTGCCATACAAAGAGCTACTAATGCTACCAAACCAATGCAACCTCCTGTAGCTCCTCCAGCTCTTATCAACACACCGCCTACAAGACAAGTTATGACACAGTCACCAAATCATAGAGCACAACAAAGTACTTCACCATCAAAATCTATGAATTCTGCTGCAGTGTCTTCTAAGCCTGTAAAG TCACCTATATCTGAACTCCAAACCATGTTAAGTACTACACCACCTAAAAATACAACAAGCCCATGTAGTTACCTAACAAGAACTATTCCTGCGAGGTCACCACAA GGTGTTTCCAAGAGTTCTTCACCAACTCACCCACCTTCAAGTCCAAATAAAGTAATTAGAAAATCGCATTTACCAATGGCAGTTATTGATTTGACAGATGAGGATGATGTTGCTACTCCCCCCACACCAACACATTCAGCAAATCAGACATCTTCTAAACCTTCTCTAACTCAACCAcctaaattgataaaaaagaCTGTATCTTCACAAAATGCTGCAACTTCTACACCTCCACCTCTTGTACCTTCAGTAGTACATCAGAATAATGTACCAGCTTCCAGATCAACCAGTAGTGTGAGAATGGCTCTTGCAACACAGAGTGCCGTGTCCAATACAATACCTCAGGCAGGACCTGCTAGGCGGATGCCTATCCACCCCAATACTGAAACCAGGTACAATCATCCACCTTCGAATACAACATCTGTTGGTCATCAGATGGAACACAGAAATCCAGTCTATGCACCAAGGACTTCAAATCCATTGATGACTAGATTACCTCATCCATCTATATCAAAAGTTTTAACTCATTCAACAAGCCAGCCAGGAGGCCAATATATCAATCAAAGAGCAGCACCAGGACCACAAGAGTTCACACGACCACCAATGGTCAGGGCTTTTTCATCACATTACAGACCGTTAACCTCCAACAGCATTCGTCCGGTACCACCACCTAATGTTACTGCCCCATTAATGAAACAAACATCGTCATCGGCACTACAAAGATTGTTACAACCACAGAATAGAGCCTCCTATGCACCTCCGAGCTACAGCACTGCATTGATTACACAAGGACAGCTACCATCATTAATTACT GCTTCAGCACCTGGAACTGTCCCAACGATGCTGCCACCAACTGGGAATGCAGTCATTCTTCAAAGGCAACAGGCTATACGACCTCAATCTCAATCTAGCAACCCTGGTAGTTATCCAGTCGTCGTAAGAATGCCAACTCCTTCACAACAGCCGGTAAGTAAG GCTCCAATAACCAATAGTGCATCTTCAAATAGTCAAGCAGCACATCTCCACACAACTATGATGAGGCTCAAG caaaCAATTGATAATCTGCAAAGCAAACGCACTGAGATCTCTGTCAAACTACAGAAAAAGGATCTTACAATTACCCGACGTGATGAGCTTATTAAGACACTACAGGAAGTCCAG GAAAAACTCATGAATGCTAACCAGAAACACAACAAGTGTCAGACAGACTTAACAAATATTCATGGACAATCATTTAGAAATTCAAATGCAGCTCTACAATCATCTTTGCAAAATGATGCTGGTGCTGCACCTAAACCGACAGCAGCATCGCAGCTAGTAGCTCTTTCACAGCAGCAGATCCATCATCATCAACAGCAGCAGCTTCAACAGCAGCAACTTCAACAGCAGCAGCTtcagcagcaacaacagcaCCAGCTGCAACAACATCAGCAGCTGCAACAACAGCAACAGCtgcaacaacaacagcaacagcTGCAACAACATCAACATCAGCAGCAGCAGCTGAAACAGCACCAGGTCCAGCAACTCCATTTGCAGCAACGACTTCAGTCTCAGCAACAATTACAGCTGCAGCAGCCTCTGCACCCAGCACCACTCCCTCCTCAACCAGTTCCTGCACAGTTGCCCTTTGAAGCTAACCTACAACATAAACCTGGCAGACCAATGCTGACCATTACAAGGGTAGCTAATGGAATTGTACTTTCTTGGACAATGACCATCTCTCCAGGATCTGCTGAGGTTGGGTTCTACCATTTATTTGCTTATCAGGAAATGGACGGGCCACCGAGTACTAGCAATTGGAAAAAGATTGGAGAAGTCAAAGCTCTACCACTTCCGATGGCTTGTACTCTAACTCAGTTCCAACATGGAAGCATATACCATTTTTCCGTGTGTGCTGTGGATGTCTATGGCAGAAGTGGAGACTTCAGTCAAGATTCTAGTATCAATTTAATCAGTTGA